In a genomic window of Ipomoea triloba cultivar NCNSP0323 chromosome 3, ASM357664v1:
- the LOC116013985 gene encoding 8-hydroxygeraniol dehydrogenase-like: MAATSYENEHPVKAFGWAARDTSGVLSPFKFSRRETGEKDVQFKIMYCGVCHSDLHQLKNEWGNTTYPIVPGHEIVGVVTEVGTKVEKFKVGDKVGVGCLVGSCGKCENCASDLENYCPGCVTTYNAYGTVTFGGYSDIMVADEHFVVRWPENLPMEAAPLLCAGITTYSPLRYFGLDKPGMHIGVVGLGGLGHMAVKFAKAFGTKVTVISTSASKKEEAIERLGADSFLISRDPEQMQAAMNTLDGIIDTVSAVHSVVPLLGLLKTNGKLVMVGVPEKPVDLPVFPLIMGRKLVAGSGIGGLKETQEMLDFSSKHNITPDVEIIPMDYVNTALERLVKADVKYRFVIDVAKTMKSE, translated from the exons ATGGCAGCAACTTCTTATGAAAACGAGCACCCAGTGAAGGCCTTTGGATGGGCAGCCAGAGACACCTCTGGGGTTCTTTCTCCTTTCAAGTTTTCCAGAAG GGAAACAGGCGAAAAGGATGTGCAATTTAAGATTATGTACTGTGGGGTATGCCACTCCGATCTTCACCAGCTCAAGAATGAATGGGGTAACACTACCTATCCCATTGTACCGGGCCACGAAATTGTTGGTGTGGTGACTGAGGTTGGGACCAAGGTCGAGAAATTTAAGGTTGGCGACAAAGTAGGCGTGGGATGTCTGGTCGGGTCCTGTGGAAAATGCGAAAATTGTGCCAGTGATCTAGAAAACTACTGTCCTGGATGTGTAACAACTTACAACGCTTATGGTACCGTGACATTCGGTGGCTACTCCGACATCATGGTTGCTGACGAGCACTTTGTGGTCAGATGGCCCGAAAATTTACCCATGGAGGCTGCTCCATTGCTCTGTGCCGGAATCACAACTTATAGCCCCTTGAGATACTTCGGACTTGACAAGCCCGGAATGCACATCGGCGTTGTCGGTCTAGGCGGCCTTGGCCATATGGCTGTGAAGTTCGCCAAGGCTTTTGGAACTAAGGTGACGGTGATCAGCACCTCTGCTAGTAAAAAGGAAGAGGCTATTGAACGTCTTGGCGCAGACTCTTTCTTGATCAGCCGTGACCCAGAACAAATGCAG GCTGCAATGAACACATTGGATGGTATAATCGACACAGTTTCTGCAGTTCACTCTGTTGTGCCATTACTGGGTTTATTGAAAACTAATGGAAAGCTGGTAATGGTTGGCGTCCCAGAAAAGCCAGTTGATTTGCCAGTGTTTCCATTGATCATGGGTAGGAAATTGGTGGCTGGGAGTGGCATTGGTGGGCTGAAGGAGACACAAGAAATGCTAGATTTTTCATCCAAGCACAACATAACACCAGATGTAGAGATTATCCCAATGGACTATGTCAACACTGCTTTGGAACGTCTCGTGAAAGCTGATGTCAAATATAGATTTGTCATCGACGTTGCCAAAACCATGAAATCTGAATAA
- the LOC116012807 gene encoding 8-hydroxygeraniol dehydrogenase-like, translating into MAESSYETEHPVKAFGWAARDTSGVLSPFKFSRRETGEKDVQFKVLYCGVCHSDLHQLKNEWGNTTYPIVPGHEIVGVVTEVGTKVEKFKVGDKVGVGCLVGSCQKCDNCASDLENYCPGAIPTYNANKTMTFGGYSDIMVSEEHFVLSWPENLPLEAAPLLCAGITTYSPLRYFGLDKPGMHIGVVGLGGLGHMAVKFAKAFGAKVTVISTSASKKEEAIERLGTDSFLISREQEQMQAAMSTLDGIIDTVSAVHPVLPLLCLLKTNGKLVMVGAPEKPLDLPVFPLLMGRKLVAGSAIGGIKETQEMLDFSAKHNITPDVEIIPMEYINTALERLVKADVKYRFVLDIGKTSKSA; encoded by the exons ATGGCAGAAAGTTCATATGAAACAGAACACCCAGTGAAGGCGTTTGGATGGGCAGCAAGGGACACCTCTGGTGTTCTTTCTCCTTTCAAGTTTTCCAGAAG GGAAACGGGCGAAAAGGATGTGCAATTCAAGGTTTTGTACTGTGGGGTATGCCACTCCGATCTTCACCAGCTCAAGAATGAATGGGGTAACACTACCTATCCCATTGTACCCGGCCACGAAATTGTTGGTGTGGTCACTGAGGTTGGGACCAAGGTCGAGAAATTTAAGGTTGGAGACAAAGTAGGGGTGGGATGCCTGGTGGGATCCTGTCAAAAGTGCGATAATTGTGCCAGCGATCTAGAAAACTATTGCCCTGGAGCTATACCAACTTACAATGCTAATAAGACCATGACATTCGGTGGCTACTCCGACATCATGGTCTCCGAAGAGCACTTTGTCCTCAGCTGGCCCGAAAATTTACCCTTGGAGGCAGCTCCATTGCTCTGTGCCGGTATCACAACTTATAGCCCCTTGCGATACTTTGGACTTGACAAACCCGGAATGCACATAGGCGTTGTCGGTCTAGGCGGCCTTGGCCATATGGCTGTGAAGTTCGCTAAGGCGTTTGGAGCTAAGGTGACCGTGATCAGCACCTCTGCTAGTAAAAAGGAAGAGGCTATTGAACGTCTTGGCACAGACTCGTTCTTGATCAGCCGTGAGCAAGAACAAATGCAG GCTGCGATGAGCACATTGGATGGTATAATAGACACAGTTTCTGCAGTTCACCCTGTTCTGCCATTACTATGTTTATTGAAAACTAATGGAAAGCTGGTAATGGTTGGTGCTCCAGAAAAACCACTTGACTTGCCAGTGTTTCCCTTGCTCATGG GTAGGAAGTTAGTGGCGGGAAGTGCCATTGGTGGAATTAAGGAGACGCAAGAAATGTTAGACTTCTCGGCGAAGCACAACATAACACCCGATGTTGAGATTATTCCTATGGAATATATCAATACTGCCTTGGAACGTCTCGTGAAAGCTGATGTGAAATATAGATTTGTGTTGGATATTGGCAAAACGTCAAAATCTGCTTGA
- the LOC116012806 gene encoding 8-hydroxygeraniol dehydrogenase-like produces the protein MAENSYETEHPVKAFGWAARDTSGALSPFKFSRRETGEKDVQFKVLYCGVCHSDLHQIKNEWGNATYPLVPGHEIVGVVTEVGSKVEKFKVGDKVGVGCLVGSCSKCDNCTGDLENYCPGAVPTYNANGIVTFGGYSDIMVADEHFVLRWPENLPMEAAPLLCAGITTYSPLRYFGLDKPGMHIGVVGLGGLGHMAVKFAKAFGAKVTVISTSASKKVEAIEHLGADSFLISRDQEQMQAAMNTLDGIIDTVSAVHPIMPLLFLLKTNGKLVIVGGPEKPLELPVFPLLMGRKLVAGSGIGGIKETQEMLDFSAKHNIAPDVEIIPVDYINTAMERLVKADVKYRFVLDIGNTLNSA, from the exons ATGGCAGAAAATTCATATGAAACAGAACACCCAGTGAAGGCCTTTGGATGGGCAGCTAGGGACACCTCTGGTGCTCTTTCTCCTTTCAAGTTTTCCAGAAG AGAAACGGGTGAAAAGGATGTTCAATTCAAGGTTTTGTATTGTGGGGTATGCCACTCCGATCTTCACCAGATCAAGAATGAATGGGGTAACGCTACCTATCCTCTTGTACCTGGCCACGAAATTGTTGGAGTGGTGACCGAGGTAGGGAGCAAGGTTGAAAAATTTAAGGTTGGGGACAAAGTAGGCGTGGGATGTCTGGTTGGATCCTGTAGCAAGTGTGATAATTGTACCGGCGATTTAGAAAACTACTGTCCTGGAGCTGTACCAACTTATAACGCTAATGGTATCGTGACATTTGGTGGCTACTCCGACATCATGGTAGCTGACGAGCactttgtgctcagatggccCGAAAATTTACCGATGGAGGCTGCTCCATTGCTATGTGCCGGAATCACAACTTATAGTCCCTTGAGATATTTCGGGCTTGACAAGCCCGGAATGCACATTGGCGTTGTGGGTCTAGGCGGCCTTGGCCATATGGCTGTGAAGTTCGCCAAGGCGTTTGGAGCTAAGGTGACTGTGATTAGCACCTCTGCTAGTAAAAAGGTAGAGGCTATTGAACATCTTGGCGCAGACTCGTTCTTGATTAGTCGTGACCAAGAACAAATGCAG GCTGCAATGAACACATTGGATGGTATAATCGACACAGTTTCTGCAGTTCACCCTATTATGCCATTACTATTCTTGTTGAAAACTAATGGAAAGCTGGTCATTGTTGGCGGCCCAGAAAAACCACTTGAGTTGCCAGTGTTTCCCTTGCTCATGG GTAGGAAGCTAGTGGCCGGAAGTGGCATTGGTGGAATTAAGGAGACCCAAGAAATGCTTGACTTTTCAGCAAAGCATAATATAGCTCCAGATGTTGAGATTATTCCTGTAGACTATATCAACACTGCTATGGAACGGCTAGTGAAAGCTGACGTTAAATATAGATTTGTGCTGGATATTGGCAACACATTAAATTCTGCTTAA
- the LOC116013949 gene encoding 8-hydroxygeraniol dehydrogenase-like — MAATSYENEHPVKAFGWAARDTSGVLSPFKFSRRETGEKDVQFKIMYCGVCHSDLHQLKNEWGNTTYPIVPGHEIVGVVTEVGTKVEKFKVGDKVGVGCLVGSCGKCENCASDLENYCPGCVTTYNAYGTVTFGGYSDIMVADEHFVVRWPENLPMEAAPLLCAGITTYSPLRYFGLDKPGMHIGVVGLGGLGHMAVKFAKAFGTKVTVISTSASKKEEAIERLGADSFLISRDPEQMQAAMNTLDGIIDTVSAVHSVVPLLGLLKTNGKLVMVGVPEKPVDLPVFPLIMGRKLVAGSGIGGLKETQEMLDFSSKHNITPDVEIIPMDYVNTALERLVKADVKYRFVIDVAKTMKSE, encoded by the exons ATGGCAGCAACTTCTTATGAAAACGAGCACCCAGTGAAGGCCTTTGGATGGGCAGCCAGGGACACCTCTGGGGTTCTTTCTCCTTTCAAGTTTTCCAGAAG GGAAACAGGCGAAAAGGATGTGCAATTTAAGATTATGTACTGTGGGGTATGCCACTCCGATCTTCACCAGCTCAAGAATGAATGGGGTAACACTACCTATCCCATTGTACCAGGCCACGAAATTGTTGGTGTGGTGACTGAGGTTGGGACCAAGGTCGAGAAATTTAAGGTTGGCGACAAAGTAGGCGTGGGATGTCTGGTCGGGTCCTGTGGCAAATGCGAAAACTGTGCCAGTGATCTAGAAAACTACTGCCCTGGATGTGTAACAACTTACAACGCTTATGGTACCGTGACATTCGGTGGCTACTCTGACATCATGGTTGCTGACGAGCACTTTGTGGTCAGATGGCCCGAAAATTTACCCATGGAGGCTGCTCCATTGCTTTGTGCCGGAATCACAACTTATAGCCCCTTGAGATACTTCGGACTTGACAAGCCCGGAATGCACATCGGCGTTGTTGGTCTAGGCGGCCTTGGCCATATGGCTGTGAAGTTCGCCAAGGCTTTTGGAACTAAGGTGACGGTGATCAGCACCTCTGCTAGTAAAAAGGAAGAGGCTATTGAACGTCTTGGCGCAGACTCTTTCTTGATCAGCCGTGACCCAGAACAAATGCAG GCTGCAATGAACACATTGGATGGTATAATCGACACAGTTTCTGCAGTTCACTCTGTTGTGCCATTACTGGGTTTATTGAAAACTAATGGAAAGCTGGTAATGGTTGGCGTCCCAGAAAAGCCAGTTGATTTGCCAGTGTTTCCATTGATCATGGGTAGGAAATTGGTGGCTGGGAGTGGCATTGGTGGGCTGAAGGAGACACAAGAAATGCTAGATTTTTCATCCAAGCACAACATAACACCAGATGTAGAGATTATCCCAATGGACTATGTCAACACTGCTTTGGAACGTCTCGTGAAAGCTGATGTCAAATATAGATTTGTCATCGACGTTGCCAAAACCATGAAATCTGAATAA